From the Halalkalicoccus sp. CGA53 genome, one window contains:
- a CDS encoding PspA/IM30 family protein, producing the protein MGVLDRTTAMIESTLDGLVDSASDADEELDYAHEQMREELRAVDEGLVNLVSERNRLERRSEELDAEVERRNDQAREAVSMDREDVAREALEAKERALREREEVDRSVSELKDAEAELREKKAELAERVERFGTEKEILKADRMRASLEAGTTESAEGIARAEEALEERSARAAATEELRESGALTGPLDDEDEIGASIERERVSREIEDELDTIRAEVGEESEEPDGSDDEGSGSN; encoded by the coding sequence ATGGGTGTGCTCGACCGAACCACGGCGATGATCGAATCGACGCTCGACGGGCTGGTCGACTCCGCGAGCGACGCCGACGAGGAGCTCGACTACGCACACGAGCAGATGCGCGAGGAACTCCGCGCGGTCGACGAGGGGCTCGTGAACCTCGTGAGCGAGCGCAACCGTCTCGAACGCCGGAGCGAGGAGCTCGACGCCGAGGTAGAGCGACGCAACGACCAGGCGCGCGAGGCGGTCTCGATGGACCGAGAAGACGTCGCCCGCGAGGCCCTGGAAGCGAAAGAGCGCGCGTTGCGCGAACGAGAGGAGGTCGACCGGAGCGTCTCCGAGCTGAAGGATGCGGAGGCAGAACTCCGGGAGAAGAAGGCCGAACTCGCCGAGCGTGTCGAGCGCTTCGGGACCGAGAAGGAGATCCTGAAGGCCGACCGGATGCGCGCGAGCCTCGAAGCGGGAACGACCGAGTCGGCCGAGGGAATCGCCCGGGCGGAAGAGGCCCTCGAAGAGCGGTCTGCGCGGGCTGCCGCCACCGAGGAGCTCCGGGAGTCCGGCGCACTCACCGGCCCGCTCGACGACGAGGACGAGATCGGCGCGAGCATCGAGCGCGAACGGGTCAGCCGGGAAATCGAGGACGAACTCGACACGATCCGGGCGGAGGTCGGTGAGGAGTCCGAGGAGCCCGACGGGTCGGACGACGAAGGATCGGGCTCGAACTGA
- a CDS encoding cobyric acid synthase, whose translation MARTLLVAGTASHVGKSTVTAGLCRYLSDRGVQVTPFKAQNMSNNARVVPVANSHEAGEIGVSQYVQARAARVRPTTDLNPVLLKPRGGSESQLVIDGRAREHYRAGEYFESGWQDAREAAVAAHGRLATAYDVIVAEGAGSIAEINLHHRDLANVETARFADADVLLLVDIERGGAFASLYGTLELMPTEIRERVVGAAITKFRGDPSLLGPGIEEIEERTEVRIVGVLPYDDPGLPEEDSVALPAAGETAVLGDDDGVEESDAVRIAVPRLSRISNFTDLDPIARERGVRIVYSPPDRLFDGSPDAVVLPGTKNTVDDLRELHDAGFGERLRAFDGPVVGLCGGYQMLGERITGAEVESTDDVPELPGFGLLPVETEFSEGKHVERVERELRGVGPLAGAGGTVEGYEIHVGRTRLTSEAERPFEGEGAATDRVLGTYLHGLFENRVAREAFLTTVFARAGRERPVEGTVPESPYDRAARLVGEHLDLAALGLEG comes from the coding sequence ATGGCCCGGACGCTGCTCGTCGCCGGCACCGCGAGCCACGTCGGCAAGAGCACGGTCACGGCGGGACTGTGTCGCTACCTCTCAGATCGGGGAGTCCAAGTCACACCCTTCAAGGCCCAGAACATGTCGAACAACGCTCGGGTCGTTCCCGTGGCGAACTCGCATGAGGCCGGCGAGATCGGCGTCAGCCAGTACGTCCAGGCCCGGGCGGCGCGCGTCCGGCCGACGACCGACCTGAACCCGGTCCTGCTGAAACCGCGCGGCGGGAGCGAGAGCCAGCTGGTGATCGACGGCCGGGCTCGCGAGCACTACCGAGCGGGCGAGTACTTCGAGAGCGGATGGCAGGACGCTCGCGAGGCGGCCGTCGCCGCCCATGGGCGTCTCGCCACAGCGTACGACGTGATCGTCGCCGAGGGGGCGGGCTCGATCGCGGAGATCAATTTACACCACAGAGACCTCGCGAACGTCGAGACCGCCCGGTTCGCGGACGCCGACGTTCTGCTGCTCGTGGACATCGAACGCGGCGGCGCGTTCGCGAGCCTCTACGGCACCCTCGAACTGATGCCGACGGAGATCCGCGAGCGAGTCGTCGGCGCCGCGATCACGAAGTTCCGGGGCGATCCATCGCTGCTCGGTCCGGGGATCGAGGAGATAGAAGAGCGCACCGAGGTACGAATAGTCGGCGTGCTCCCGTACGACGATCCCGGGCTGCCGGAGGAGGACAGCGTCGCGCTTCCGGCGGCTGGCGAGACGGCCGTTCTGGGTGACGACGACGGTGTGGAGGAGAGCGACGCCGTACGGATCGCGGTGCCACGGCTCTCTCGGATCTCGAACTTCACGGACCTCGATCCAATCGCGCGCGAGCGTGGCGTCCGGATTGTCTACTCCCCGCCAGATCGCCTGTTCGACGGGAGCCCGGACGCGGTCGTCCTTCCAGGGACGAAAAACACGGTCGACGACCTGAGAGAGCTCCACGACGCAGGCTTCGGCGAGCGGTTGCGAGCGTTCGACGGGCCCGTAGTCGGGCTCTGTGGTGGCTACCAGATGCTCGGCGAGCGGATCACGGGCGCGGAGGTCGAGAGCACCGACGACGTTCCCGAACTCCCCGGCTTCGGGCTGCTCCCGGTCGAAACCGAGTTCTCCGAGGGGAAACACGTCGAACGGGTCGAGCGCGAGCTTCGGGGAGTCGGCCCGCTCGCGGGTGCCGGGGGAACCGTCGAGGGCTATGAGATACACGTGGGTCGGACGAGGCTCACGAGCGAGGCCGAGCGGCCGTTCGAGGGCGAGGGCGCGGCGACCGATCGGGTACTGGGAACCTACCTCCACGGCCTCTTCGAGAACCGCGTCGCCCGCGAGGCGTTTTTGACCACCGTCTTCGCTCGCGCCGGACGGGAGCGGCCGGTGGAGGGCACGGTTCCGGAGTCGCCGTACGACCGGGCGGCGCGGCTCGTCGGGGAGCACCTCGACCTGGCGGCGCTCGGGCTAGAGGGTTAG
- a CDS encoding ring-cleaving dioxygenase, producing the protein MPTPIPGIHHVTAIASDPAANVTFYTETLGLRLVKRTVNFDAPDTYHLYYADGAGTPGTAMTFFPWPNASPGRPGTGQVTTTQFSIPDGSAEFWADRLEREGVDVERTVRFGESVLVLSDPDGIGLELVGSDGGESEPWGEEVPEEHAIRGFHGVSLTVGGYERSAELLETMGYEAAEEDAPRFRYRTEGLAPVVDLVCRPDAMRGSFGPGTVHHVAFRMADDVMQAEWREALAESGFDPTPVLDRQYFRSIYFREPNGVLYEFATDPPGFTADESVDDLGGELKLPPWLEGDREEIEASLPPLPLEGGR; encoded by the coding sequence ATGCCGACACCGATCCCGGGGATCCACCACGTCACCGCCATCGCGAGCGATCCGGCCGCGAACGTCACCTTCTACACGGAGACGCTCGGCCTGCGCCTCGTGAAGCGGACGGTGAACTTCGACGCGCCGGACACCTACCACCTCTACTACGCCGACGGCGCTGGGACGCCGGGGACCGCGATGACGTTCTTCCCGTGGCCGAATGCGAGCCCCGGACGACCGGGAACCGGGCAGGTGACGACCACCCAGTTCTCGATTCCGGATGGCAGTGCGGAGTTCTGGGCAGACCGGCTCGAACGCGAGGGAGTCGACGTCGAACGGACCGTGCGGTTCGGCGAGTCCGTCCTCGTCCTCTCGGACCCTGACGGGATCGGCCTCGAGCTCGTCGGGAGCGACGGTGGAGAGAGCGAGCCGTGGGGCGAAGAGGTTCCGGAGGAGCACGCGATCCGGGGGTTCCACGGCGTCTCGCTCACCGTCGGGGGCTACGAACGATCGGCTGAGCTACTGGAGACGATGGGCTACGAGGCGGCCGAGGAGGACGCCCCGCGCTTTCGCTACCGCACGGAAGGGCTGGCTCCGGTCGTCGACCTCGTCTGCCGTCCGGACGCGATGCGCGGGTCGTTCGGTCCCGGAACCGTCCACCACGTCGCCTTCCGGATGGCCGACGACGTGATGCAAGCGGAGTGGCGCGAGGCGCTCGCCGAGTCGGGCTTCGACCCCACACCAGTACTCGACCGGCAGTACTTCCGGTCGATCTACTTCCGCGAGCCGAACGGCGTGCTCTACGAGTTCGCGACCGATCCCCCGGGGTTCACCGCCGACGAGTCGGTCGACGACCTGGGAGGCGAACTGAAGCTCCCGCCGTGGCTCGAAGGTGATCGTGAGGAGATCGAGGCGAGCCTGCCGCCGCTCCCCCTGGAGGGCGGCCGATGA
- a CDS encoding beta-glucosidase family protein, translating into MTAFRDGPRGDPDTLVESLTLAEKLRLLHGARDPEGVSTGYLPPNDERGIPPLRLVDGPLGVRAGEATAFPASIALAATWDGDLAREQGEALGRETRAKGQDGLLAPGLNLIRVPHGGRNFEYYSEDPWLTSRTAVSVVEGIQSEGAIATAKHYVANSQEAERTTIDARIGERALRECYLRGFEAAVREAGVGSVMCAYNGVNGESMSDNRRLLTEVLRDEWDFSGYVVSDWWATGDPVDSATAGLDLEMPGYALDAESQFGVAPSELPLSMPDVEEGGRYGEPLRAAVDVGAVGEGRIDTMVRRVLETMERFGSESRNAEEVDTVDHPEVARRVAIEGSVLLKNEGVLPIDPGIETLAVIGPNADRPALGGGGSSEVTPAHAVSPLAGLREHLAGEVSFERGVSPIRGVRFFDEGEADEPDDEPSIEAAVAAAERADATVLVARDVATEGTDRPSLSLPGSQDALIEAVADVAGELVVVLNTSGAVEMPWLDSVPALLETWYPGQDDGIALAAVLTGEEPGGRLPVTFGREDDYGFDEASYPGVDGRVEYDEGLLVGYRGFDAREVEPYYPFGHGLSYTEFEYGPLEAPDRIPVGKPVSVSVTVENVGDRPGKEVVQLYVASEVAGRPPRELAGFSTTRLAPGERRDVEVSLDPRSFLGYDPVREDWIPVTEEGTIEVGRSSRDLRGAIPVGIDPE; encoded by the coding sequence ATGACCGCATTCCGGGACGGGCCACGGGGCGACCCCGACACGCTCGTCGAGTCGCTCACGCTCGCGGAGAAACTGCGACTACTCCACGGGGCACGCGACCCGGAGGGCGTCTCGACCGGCTACCTCCCCCCGAACGATGAGCGGGGGATCCCGCCGCTCCGACTGGTCGACGGCCCGCTGGGTGTACGCGCGGGCGAGGCGACCGCCTTCCCCGCCTCGATCGCGCTCGCGGCGACCTGGGACGGAGACCTCGCCAGAGAACAGGGCGAGGCGCTCGGGCGGGAGACGCGCGCGAAGGGTCAGGACGGCCTCCTCGCGCCCGGGCTCAACCTGATTCGCGTCCCACACGGCGGCCGGAACTTCGAGTACTACAGCGAGGACCCCTGGCTGACGAGCCGGACGGCCGTCTCCGTCGTCGAGGGGATCCAGTCGGAGGGCGCGATCGCCACGGCCAAACACTACGTCGCGAACAGCCAGGAGGCCGAGCGGACGACGATCGACGCCCGGATCGGCGAGCGCGCACTGCGCGAGTGCTACCTTCGAGGGTTCGAGGCGGCAGTCCGCGAGGCAGGGGTCGGCTCCGTGATGTGTGCGTACAACGGCGTGAACGGCGAGTCGATGAGCGACAACCGCCGACTGCTCACCGAGGTCCTCAGGGACGAGTGGGACTTCTCTGGATACGTCGTCTCCGACTGGTGGGCGACCGGAGATCCGGTCGACTCGGCGACCGCGGGCCTGGACCTCGAGATGCCGGGCTACGCGCTCGACGCCGAGTCCCAGTTCGGCGTCGCGCCCTCGGAGCTCCCGCTCTCGATGCCGGACGTCGAGGAGGGCGGGCGCTACGGCGAGCCGCTGAGAGCGGCGGTCGACGTGGGCGCGGTGGGCGAGGGGCGGATCGACACGATGGTTCGCCGCGTTCTGGAAACGATGGAGCGGTTCGGGTCCGAGAGCCGGAACGCGGAGGAGGTCGACACGGTGGACCACCCGGAGGTCGCCCGTCGGGTCGCGATCGAGGGATCGGTCCTGCTGAAGAACGAGGGCGTTCTCCCCATCGATCCGGGGATCGAGACGCTCGCCGTGATCGGCCCGAACGCGGACCGGCCCGCACTCGGCGGCGGCGGTAGCTCGGAGGTGACGCCGGCCCACGCGGTGAGCCCGCTCGCCGGCCTCCGCGAACACCTCGCAGGCGAGGTGAGCTTCGAGCGCGGGGTCTCGCCGATCCGGGGGGTTCGGTTCTTCGACGAGGGCGAGGCCGACGAACCGGACGACGAGCCGTCGATTGAGGCCGCTGTCGCGGCCGCCGAACGCGCGGACGCGACGGTGCTCGTCGCCCGCGACGTCGCGACCGAGGGGACCGACCGTCCCTCGCTCTCGCTTCCTGGGTCACAGGACGCACTGATCGAGGCCGTGGCGGACGTCGCGGGGGAGCTCGTCGTCGTACTGAACACCAGCGGGGCGGTCGAGATGCCGTGGCTCGACTCCGTACCCGCACTGCTCGAGACGTGGTACCCCGGTCAGGACGACGGCATCGCGCTCGCGGCGGTGCTCACCGGCGAGGAACCCGGCGGGCGGCTCCCGGTGACGTTCGGCCGCGAGGACGACTACGGCTTCGACGAGGCGAGCTATCCCGGTGTAGACGGCCGCGTCGAGTACGACGAGGGGCTGCTGGTGGGCTATCGCGGGTTCGACGCTCGGGAGGTCGAGCCGTACTACCCGTTCGGCCACGGGCTCTCCTACACCGAGTTCGAGTACGGGCCGCTGGAGGCGCCCGACCGGATCCCGGTCGGCAAACCCGTGTCGGTTTCGGTCACGGTCGAGAACGTCGGCGATCGTCCCGGGAAGGAGGTCGTGCAGCTCTACGTCGCGAGCGAGGTGGCGGGGAGACCGCCGCGAGAGCTCGCCGGCTTCTCCACCACGCGTCTCGCGCCCGGCGAGCGACGGGACGTCGAGGTGTCGCTCGACCCGCGGTCGTTCCTCGGCTACGACCCCGTTCGGGAGGACTGGATCCCGGTGACGGAGGAGGGAACGATCGAGGTCGGTCGCTCCTCACGCGACCTGCGCGGGGCGATTCCGGTCGGTATCGACCCGGAGTGA
- a CDS encoding MarR family transcriptional regulator encodes MRDSHAWMQPGDEAILEFLLDNPPEYAPLIAGGIGMHHTNVERRCRVLAESGLLETVSEEVVYRLTERGERFLATEASERAELGPEEQVGRDPGEAAGIGSV; translated from the coding sequence ATGCGGGACTCCCACGCGTGGATGCAGCCGGGAGACGAAGCGATCCTTGAGTTCTTGCTGGACAATCCGCCGGAGTACGCACCGCTGATCGCCGGGGGGATCGGGATGCACCACACGAACGTCGAACGCCGGTGTCGGGTGCTCGCGGAGAGCGGCCTGCTGGAGACGGTGAGCGAGGAGGTCGTCTACCGGCTCACCGAGCGCGGCGAGCGCTTTCTCGCCACGGAGGCGTCGGAACGAGCCGAGTTGGGGCCCGAGGAACAGGTGGGGCGAGACCCCGGAGAGGCCGCCGGAATCGGGAGCGTTTAG
- a CDS encoding FAD-dependent oxidoreductase translates to MDGPFVVIGGDAAGMSAASKSKRDDPDLDVLVFEKGEWVAYGACGLPYYVEGRIQSLDDLVSMTPEEFREERNIDLRTGHEVVGIDPEDREVRVDPDAGEAFSQRYGTLLIATGAAATLPRIEGSDHEAVFTLGSLSDGHEIREYVSGLRSGAIEFEDPRGGEACAYFCEHAPRSVGIVGGGYIGIEMAEAFSAHDLEVHLFQRRDRLLRQFDEPVARVVEGHLAEQGVSVHVGAGVERIGETDEGVLAVETGRESVPVDFVLVGAGVEPRAALAEEAGIDLGETGAIATDAYGETSVEGIYAAGDCAEATDVVTGEPTYAPLALTANRHGRAIGRTVAGEPTLVGPIAGTAVLKAFDLEVARTGITDHGRADAAGFDPVTETVETASRSGYYPGGSTITLSLTVDRESESVLGASMVGEEGVAHRINTVVTALFSGMDLAELERLDLAYAPPFSTVWDPILVGAKVTRGRVEDTWPS, encoded by the coding sequence ATGGACGGACCGTTCGTGGTGATCGGTGGGGACGCGGCGGGGATGAGCGCCGCGAGCAAGTCGAAACGTGACGACCCGGACCTCGACGTCCTGGTCTTCGAGAAGGGCGAGTGGGTCGCCTACGGTGCCTGTGGCCTGCCCTACTACGTCGAGGGGCGAATCCAGTCCCTCGACGACCTCGTCTCGATGACGCCCGAGGAGTTCAGGGAGGAACGAAACATCGACCTCCGGACCGGCCACGAGGTGGTCGGGATCGACCCGGAGGACCGAGAGGTGAGAGTCGACCCGGATGCGGGCGAGGCGTTCTCACAGCGCTACGGAACACTGCTGATCGCGACCGGTGCGGCGGCGACGCTGCCGAGAATCGAGGGAAGCGACCACGAGGCGGTGTTCACGCTCGGGAGCCTCTCCGACGGCCACGAGATCCGCGAGTACGTGAGCGGGCTCCGCTCCGGCGCGATCGAGTTCGAGGACCCCCGCGGCGGCGAGGCGTGTGCGTACTTCTGCGAGCACGCTCCTCGTTCGGTCGGGATCGTCGGCGGCGGCTACATCGGCATCGAGATGGCCGAGGCCTTTTCGGCACACGACCTGGAGGTCCACCTCTTCCAGCGGCGCGACCGTTTACTACGGCAGTTCGACGAACCGGTCGCCCGGGTCGTCGAGGGCCATCTCGCCGAACAGGGAGTCTCGGTCCACGTCGGGGCGGGCGTCGAACGAATCGGTGAGACCGACGAGGGTGTGCTCGCCGTCGAGACCGGTAGAGAGAGCGTTCCGGTCGACTTCGTGCTGGTCGGCGCGGGGGTCGAGCCTCGGGCCGCGCTCGCCGAGGAGGCGGGGATCGATCTGGGGGAGACGGGTGCTATCGCGACCGACGCCTACGGCGAGACGAGCGTCGAGGGGATCTACGCCGCGGGTGACTGCGCGGAGGCGACCGACGTGGTGACCGGGGAGCCGACGTACGCCCCGCTCGCGCTCACCGCGAACCGCCACGGGCGAGCCATCGGTCGGACCGTCGCGGGCGAGCCGACGCTCGTGGGTCCGATCGCCGGAACGGCCGTCCTGAAGGCGTTCGATCTGGAGGTGGCTCGAACCGGGATCACGGACCACGGTCGGGCGGACGCGGCGGGGTTCGACCCCGTCACGGAGACGGTCGAGACCGCCTCGCGCTCGGGCTACTACCCCGGCGGGTCGACGATCACGCTCTCGCTCACGGTCGATCGCGAGAGCGAGAGCGTGCTCGGGGCGAGCATGGTCGGCGAGGAGGGCGTCGCCCACCGGATCAACACGGTGGTGACGGCGCTCTTCTCGGGGATGGATCTCGCGGAACTCGAACGGCTCGACCTGGCGTACGCGCCGCCTTTCAGCACCGTCTGGGACCCGATCCTCGTCGGCGCGAAGGTGACGCGGGGACGGGTGGAGGACACCTGGCCGTCGTAG
- a CDS encoding patatin-like phospholipase family protein → MSDPTRVAIACQGGGSHTAFTAGVLKALLPRMDGEYELVGMSGTSGGAVSAVAAWDGLCTESREGAGERLDAVWSAIAASSLPERITNGWVQSWEALRNMGAPVPEISPYHTPIGRWGQRRLREVIETELRLSACRAAMDGETPRLVIGAVDVNAGRFETFVNEAITADAILASASVPTIFPAVEIDGHYYWDGLFSQNPPIHDLTYVPPERKPEELWVIQINPQRRAEEPKSVEEIADRRNELSGNLSMNQELAFVEQVNRWIDAGHLPEERFERIAVRRIGIHRTLSYPSKLDRDPEFIEELMTAGERVGTEFLDGLRRA, encoded by the coding sequence ATGAGCGATCCGACCAGGGTCGCGATCGCGTGTCAGGGCGGGGGTAGTCACACCGCGTTCACCGCGGGCGTGCTGAAGGCGCTGCTCCCGCGGATGGACGGCGAGTACGAGTTAGTTGGAATGAGCGGCACCTCCGGCGGGGCGGTCTCGGCAGTCGCCGCGTGGGACGGCCTCTGCACCGAGAGCCGCGAGGGGGCGGGCGAGCGCCTCGACGCGGTCTGGAGCGCGATCGCGGCCTCCTCGCTACCGGAACGGATCACGAACGGCTGGGTACAGAGCTGGGAGGCGTTGCGGAACATGGGGGCGCCCGTCCCGGAGATCAGCCCGTATCACACCCCGATCGGACGGTGGGGCCAGCGCCGGCTACGCGAGGTGATCGAGACGGAGCTTCGCCTCTCCGCGTGTCGGGCGGCGATGGACGGCGAGACGCCCCGCCTCGTCATCGGGGCGGTCGACGTCAACGCCGGGCGGTTCGAGACGTTCGTGAACGAGGCGATCACCGCGGACGCGATCCTCGCCTCGGCCTCCGTGCCGACGATCTTTCCCGCGGTGGAGATCGACGGTCACTACTACTGGGACGGGCTGTTCTCCCAGAACCCGCCGATTCACGACCTCACGTACGTCCCGCCCGAGCGAAAGCCCGAGGAGCTCTGGGTGATCCAGATCAACCCCCAGCGGAGAGCGGAGGAGCCGAAATCGGTCGAGGAGATCGCCGACAGACGGAACGAGCTCTCGGGGAACCTCTCGATGAACCAGGAGCTCGCGTTCGTCGAACAGGTCAACCGCTGGATCGACGCGGGCCACCTCCCCGAGGAGCGGTTCGAGCGGATCGCGGTGAGGCGGATCGGCATCCACCGTACGCTCTCGTACCCCTCGAAGCTCGACCGGGACCCGGAGTTCATCGAGGAGCTGATGACCGCGGGCGAACGGGTCGGCACCGAGTTCCTCGACGGACTCCGACGAGCTTAA
- a CDS encoding enolase-like domain-containing protein: MTIYDAVADLDLVIEGFDCSLAERDTSSEFVRTTTTVSLHGRGQTGRGEDVTYEGEDHHALVEHVGDGDPFDLEGEYTLDSFSEHLGSQDLFFGSEPGQSAFRNYRRWGFESAALDLALRQAGETLASALGIEYGPVRFVVSTRLGDPPTLDRVEAFLDLNPDLEFKLDPTSEWDEALIARLRETGRVRAVDLKGQYHGTVVDQPADPDLYRRVVEGLPDAVIEDPALTEETREILRGHEGRVAWDYPITGVESVEDLPWEPEWLNVKPSRFGSVRSLLATIEYCQERGIELYGGGQFELGVGREHLHAVASLFYPDGPNDVAPSPYNDPTPRAGLPESPLAPPDESRGLDWS, from the coding sequence ATGACGATCTACGACGCCGTCGCGGATCTCGACCTCGTGATCGAGGGGTTCGACTGCTCGCTGGCCGAGCGCGACACCTCGAGCGAGTTCGTCCGGACGACGACCACCGTCTCGCTCCACGGGCGCGGCCAGACCGGCCGTGGCGAGGACGTCACCTACGAGGGTGAGGACCACCACGCGCTCGTCGAGCACGTAGGCGACGGCGACCCGTTCGACCTCGAGGGCGAGTACACCCTCGATAGCTTCTCGGAGCACCTCGGGAGCCAAGACCTCTTCTTCGGGTCCGAACCGGGGCAGTCTGCGTTCAGGAACTACCGCCGGTGGGGGTTCGAGAGCGCAGCGCTCGACCTCGCGCTCCGACAGGCCGGAGAGACCCTCGCGAGCGCCCTCGGGATCGAGTACGGGCCGGTCAGGTTCGTCGTCTCGACCCGCCTCGGCGACCCGCCGACGCTCGACCGAGTCGAGGCCTTTCTCGACCTGAACCCCGACCTGGAGTTCAAACTCGATCCGACCTCCGAGTGGGACGAGGCACTGATCGCCCGGCTGAGGGAGACCGGTCGGGTGCGTGCGGTCGACCTGAAGGGACAGTACCACGGGACCGTCGTCGACCAGCCGGCCGATCCCGACCTCTACCGACGGGTCGTCGAGGGGCTTCCGGATGCAGTGATCGAGGACCCGGCGCTCACCGAGGAGACGAGGGAGATCCTGCGCGGCCACGAGGGCCGGGTCGCCTGGGACTACCCGATCACGGGCGTCGAGTCGGTCGAGGACCTCCCGTGGGAGCCCGAGTGGCTCAACGTCAAACCATCACGGTTCGGCTCGGTCCGATCGCTCCTCGCGACGATCGAGTACTGTCAGGAGCGGGGGATAGAACTCTACGGCGGCGGCCAGTTCGAACTCGGGGTGGGTCGCGAACACCTTCACGCGGTCGCCTCGCTGTTCTACCCCGACGGGCCGAACGACGTCGCTCCCTCGCCCTACAACGACCCGACGCCGCGAGCCGGTCTACCGGAGAGCCCGCTCGCACCACCCGACGAGTCGCGCGGACTCGACTGGAGTTAA
- a CDS encoding SDR family oxidoreductase, with amino-acid sequence MTEEIEPRPFDPDDVLDVDDDDFEGAVAVVTGGGSGIGKSTALGLAQNGLTVVATDVDEDGLARTAERAEEFDLTVETVAADLSEDGDIEGLVEEAATLGDLRYVANVAGLQHIDSIEEFPMERYDFMQRVMLRAPLYLAKLAFPHMREAGGGCVGNMCSIHGHYVTRDKVAYNVSKFGLRGLTQSIAAEGDGDVRAFSISTAYVKTPLVTNQIADTAESRGIDEREVVEDVMLGEARTKEMMEPVEVANLFAFGFSKHARHLNGGDLLWDGGYTLTYE; translated from the coding sequence ATGACCGAGGAGATCGAACCACGGCCGTTCGACCCGGACGACGTTCTCGACGTGGACGACGACGACTTCGAGGGGGCGGTCGCCGTCGTGACCGGCGGCGGCTCCGGCATCGGGAAGTCGACTGCGCTCGGGCTCGCGCAGAACGGGCTCACGGTCGTCGCGACCGACGTCGACGAGGACGGACTGGCGAGGACCGCCGAACGCGCCGAGGAGTTCGACCTCACGGTCGAGACCGTGGCGGCGGATCTGAGCGAGGACGGGGACATCGAAGGGCTCGTCGAGGAGGCCGCGACGCTCGGCGACCTCCGGTACGTCGCGAACGTCGCGGGGCTCCAGCACATCGACTCGATCGAGGAGTTCCCGATGGAGCGCTACGACTTCATGCAGCGGGTGATGCTGCGCGCGCCGCTGTATCTCGCGAAACTCGCGTTCCCACACATGCGCGAGGCAGGGGGCGGCTGCGTAGGCAACATGTGTTCGATCCACGGCCACTACGTCACCCGGGACAAGGTGGCGTACAACGTCTCGAAGTTCGGCCTGCGGGGGCTCACGCAGTCGATCGCCGCCGAGGGCGACGGCGACGTCCGCGCCTTCTCCATCTCGACGGCGTACGTGAAGACGCCGCTGGTCACGAACCAGATCGCCGACACCGCCGAGAGCCGCGGGATCGACGAGCGCGAGGTCGTCGAGGACGTAATGCTCGGCGAGGCGCGCACGAAGGAGATGATGGAGCCGGTCGAGGTGGCGAACCTCTTCGCGTTCGGCTTCTCGAAGCACGCCCGTCACTTGAACGGCGGCGACCTGCTCTGGGACGGCGGCTACACGCTCACGTATGAGTGA
- a CDS encoding alpha/beta hydrolase, protein MSGPVENEDPHGEQPIEATGAPLEVAEVAVVMVHGRGATANGMLGLAREVWHSEIAYLAPQAFRSTWYPQSFLAPIEANEPWLTSALGTVERALARLSEAGIERERTVLLGFSQGACLATEFAARNPTRYGGIVGLSGGLIGPEGSEFEYGGSLECTPVFLGCSDVDPHIPVERVHETAEVFDGLGAAVEKRIYEGMGHTVNEEEIEAVNELLDGLIDGE, encoded by the coding sequence ATGAGTGGGCCTGTGGAGAACGAGGACCCCCACGGCGAGCAGCCGATCGAGGCGACCGGCGCACCACTGGAGGTCGCGGAGGTGGCGGTGGTGATGGTCCACGGTAGGGGTGCGACCGCGAACGGGATGCTCGGGCTGGCGCGAGAGGTCTGGCACTCCGAGATAGCGTACCTCGCGCCGCAGGCGTTTCGGAGCACGTGGTACCCCCAGTCGTTCCTCGCGCCGATCGAGGCGAACGAGCCGTGGCTCACCTCGGCGCTCGGGACGGTCGAGCGCGCGCTGGCTCGGCTCTCGGAGGCGGGGATCGAGCGGGAAAGAACGGTCCTCCTGGGCTTCTCGCAGGGGGCGTGTCTCGCGACGGAGTTCGCGGCGCGGAACCCGACGCGCTACGGCGGGATAGTCGGACTCTCCGGCGGGCTGATCGGACCCGAGGGGAGCGAGTTCGAGTACGGGGGGAGCCTCGAGTGTACGCCGGTGTTCCTCGGCTGTAGCGACGTCGACCCGCACATCCCGGTCGAACGGGTTCACGAAACGGCCGAGGTGTTCGACGGGCTGGGAGCGGCGGTCGAGAAACGGATCTACGAGGGGATGGGCCACACGGTTAACGAGGAGGAGATCGAGGCGGTGAACGAGTTGCTAGACGGACTGATCGACGGCGAGTGA